A stretch of Saccharothrix texasensis DNA encodes these proteins:
- a CDS encoding ABC transporter permease — protein MIRHLAGKVGGALVSLLFVVTLGFLLFRVIPGDPVVAMTRGRPVTGDQLAELRARLGVDKPLGEQFVDYLGAALRGDFGTSYVYSRPVLELIGERLWPTVLLTGTSTALAVTIGLWLGIRGAWRRGSRSDRISTGLALAQWAMPTFWLGMLLSLATGDLFPSGGMRYPDTPPDFLSQSLDVAHHMVLPCLTMIAVVYAQYLLVMRSSLLEEMHADYLTTARAKGLRDDVVRRRHAVPNALLPTVTLVFLHLGLVVSGAITVETVFSWPGLGLLTYEALTGPDLPLLQGTFVVLAGAVITMNVFADLLYRVLDPRVRAS, from the coding sequence GTGATCCGGCACCTGGCGGGCAAGGTCGGCGGCGCGCTGGTCAGCCTGCTGTTCGTGGTGACGCTGGGGTTCCTGCTGTTCCGGGTGATCCCCGGCGACCCGGTGGTCGCGATGACCCGCGGCCGCCCGGTCACCGGCGACCAGCTCGCCGAGCTGCGCGCGCGACTGGGCGTGGACAAGCCGTTGGGCGAGCAGTTCGTCGACTACCTGGGCGCGGCGCTGCGCGGCGACTTCGGCACCTCCTACGTCTACAGCAGACCGGTGCTGGAGCTGATCGGCGAACGGCTGTGGCCGACCGTGCTGCTCACCGGCACCTCGACCGCGCTGGCCGTGACGATCGGGCTGTGGCTGGGCATCCGCGGCGCGTGGCGGCGCGGGTCGCGGTCGGACCGGATCTCCACCGGGCTGGCGCTGGCGCAGTGGGCGATGCCGACGTTCTGGCTGGGCATGCTGCTGTCGCTGGCGACCGGCGACCTGTTCCCCAGCGGCGGCATGCGGTACCCCGACACGCCGCCGGACTTCCTGTCGCAGTCGCTGGACGTGGCCCACCACATGGTGCTGCCGTGCCTGACCATGATCGCCGTGGTCTACGCGCAGTACCTGCTGGTGATGCGGTCGTCGCTGCTGGAGGAGATGCACGCCGACTACCTGACCACCGCGCGGGCGAAAGGGCTGCGCGACGACGTGGTGCGGCGGCGGCACGCCGTGCCCAACGCGCTGCTGCCGACCGTGACGCTGGTGTTCCTGCACCTGGGGCTCGTGGTGTCGGGCGCGATCACGGTGGAGACCGTGTTCTCCTGGCCCGGGCTGGGCCTGTTGACCTACGAGGCGCTGACCGGGCCGGACCTGCCGCTGCTGCAGGGCACGTTCGTGGTGCTGGCGGGAGCGGTGATCACCATGAACGTGTTCGCGGACCTGCTCTACCGGGTCCTGGACCCGCGGGTGCGTGCGTCGTGA
- a CDS encoding ABC transporter substrate-binding protein, with amino-acid sequence MTLVVLLAPTPAQAQQAVTLRVAITQQVDSLNPFLSIFQAGTEVGRLMYDYLTAYDVKDQRPVEGLADRWESSEDRLTWTFRVPEGKKWSDGQPITAKDAAFTYDLMMRDETAATANGSFTAEFESVTATDDRTLVIKTKQPQATMLALDVPIVPAHVWSKVADIGEYRNDQTPVVGSGPFVLTEYRANEFIRFKANKDYWRGAPKYDELTFSYYKTADAAVQALSKGEVDLVNRMGPAQFDSLKDKDGITRNQAQGRRFNEIVINSGAATRTGEPIGDGHPALKDVVVRRAIAKSLDLDAIIDKVNGGYAQRGTGPIPPVFADYHLKPEQPYPHDPAAANADLDQAGYARGADGIRVSPQGRRMELRLLGHASRAYDEQAGEFVKRSLADLGIAVDVQVVSDNQLNEAGTAGTFDLQFSGWGTNPDPDFILSLHTCGQRPNADGKGGTTDTFFCDAEYDALYARQRAEFDPAKRRELVLRMQQRFYDQVPAVVLGYDNALEAYRSDKFASFPVQPDPGGVIMAQNGMWGYYGATPATVTGGDTGSNTGLVLGVVGGALIVLVGGAWLMGRRRGLRAEDRE; translated from the coding sequence ATGACTTTGGTGGTTCTGCTCGCGCCGACACCGGCGCAGGCGCAACAGGCGGTGACCTTGCGGGTGGCGATCACCCAGCAGGTGGATTCGCTCAACCCGTTCCTGTCGATCTTCCAGGCGGGCACCGAGGTCGGCAGGCTGATGTACGACTACCTGACCGCCTACGACGTGAAGGACCAGCGCCCGGTGGAGGGCCTGGCCGACCGGTGGGAGTCCTCCGAGGACCGGCTGACGTGGACGTTCCGCGTGCCGGAGGGCAAGAAGTGGTCCGACGGGCAGCCCATCACCGCCAAGGACGCGGCGTTCACCTACGACCTGATGATGCGCGACGAGACCGCCGCCACCGCCAACGGCAGCTTCACCGCCGAGTTCGAGTCGGTCACCGCGACCGACGACCGCACACTGGTGATCAAGACCAAGCAGCCGCAGGCGACCATGCTCGCGCTGGACGTGCCGATCGTGCCCGCGCACGTCTGGTCGAAGGTCGCCGACATCGGCGAGTACCGCAACGACCAGACCCCCGTGGTGGGCAGCGGGCCCTTCGTCCTCACCGAGTACCGGGCCAACGAGTTCATCCGGTTCAAGGCGAACAAGGACTACTGGCGGGGCGCGCCCAAGTACGACGAGCTGACGTTCAGCTACTACAAGACCGCCGACGCCGCCGTGCAGGCGCTGTCCAAGGGCGAGGTCGACCTGGTCAACCGGATGGGCCCGGCGCAGTTCGACTCGCTCAAGGACAAGGACGGCATCACCCGCAACCAGGCGCAGGGCCGCCGCTTCAACGAGATCGTGATCAACTCGGGGGCGGCGACGCGCACCGGCGAGCCGATCGGCGACGGGCACCCGGCGTTGAAGGACGTCGTGGTGCGCCGCGCCATCGCCAAGTCGCTCGACCTGGACGCGATCATCGACAAGGTCAACGGCGGCTACGCGCAGCGCGGCACCGGCCCGATCCCGCCGGTGTTCGCCGACTACCACCTCAAGCCCGAACAGCCCTACCCGCACGACCCGGCGGCGGCCAACGCCGACCTGGACCAGGCCGGGTACGCGCGCGGCGCGGACGGCATCCGCGTCTCCCCGCAGGGCAGGCGCATGGAGCTGCGGCTGCTCGGGCACGCCAGCCGCGCCTACGACGAGCAGGCCGGCGAGTTCGTCAAGCGGTCCCTGGCCGACCTGGGCATCGCGGTCGACGTGCAGGTCGTGTCGGACAACCAGCTCAACGAGGCGGGCACGGCCGGGACGTTCGACCTGCAGTTCTCCGGCTGGGGCACCAACCCCGACCCGGACTTCATCCTGTCGCTGCACACGTGCGGCCAGCGACCCAACGCCGACGGCAAGGGCGGCACCACCGACACGTTCTTCTGCGACGCCGAGTACGACGCCCTGTACGCGCGGCAGCGCGCCGAGTTCGACCCGGCCAAGCGGCGCGAGCTGGTGCTGCGGATGCAGCAGCGGTTCTACGACCAGGTCCCGGCCGTGGTCCTGGGCTACGACAACGCGCTGGAGGCCTACCGCAGCGACAAGTTCGCCTCCTTCCCCGTGCAGCCCGACCCGGGCGGCGTGATCATGGCCCAGAACGGCATGTGGGGCTACTACGGCGCCACGCCCGCGACCGTCACCGGCGGCGACACCGGCTCCAACACCGGGTTGGTGCTCGGCGTGGTCGGCGGCGCGCTGATCGTGCTGGTCGGCGGCGCGTGGCTGATGGGTCGGCGGCGCGGGCTGCGCGCGGAGGACCGCGAGTGA
- a CDS encoding M55 family metallopeptidase has product MRILISADMEGATGVTWTADVVPQTEQWQRFRRLFTGDVNACVAGLHAGGATDVLVNEAHSSQRNLLLEDLDPRARLLTGRHKPLSMMQGVDSGVDGVVFLGYHAGAGQEGVLAHTYLENSITGVWLDGVPASEGRLNAALAAEHGVPVLLVTGDDKACDDARDYAPGAGYVAVKECVSRYAAVCSPPQVTSELITAAARAAAGRAGRAPGAVAAHRVEVEFDATHLAAAAAVVPTVERVGPRRVGFDAASMTLTMQAFKVVTAIAAGAVEGIYG; this is encoded by the coding sequence ATGCGGATCTTGATCTCGGCGGACATGGAAGGGGCGACGGGGGTCACCTGGACCGCCGACGTCGTCCCGCAGACCGAGCAGTGGCAGCGGTTCCGCCGGCTGTTCACCGGCGACGTCAACGCCTGCGTCGCGGGCCTGCACGCGGGCGGCGCGACCGACGTGCTCGTCAACGAGGCCCACTCCTCGCAGCGCAACCTCCTGCTGGAGGACCTCGACCCCCGCGCCCGGCTGCTCACCGGGCGGCACAAGCCGCTGTCGATGATGCAGGGCGTCGACTCCGGTGTGGACGGCGTGGTGTTCCTCGGCTACCACGCCGGCGCGGGCCAGGAGGGCGTCCTCGCCCACACCTACCTGGAGAACTCGATCACCGGGGTGTGGCTGGACGGCGTGCCCGCGAGCGAGGGCAGGCTCAACGCCGCGCTGGCCGCCGAGCACGGCGTCCCCGTGCTGCTCGTGACCGGCGACGACAAGGCCTGCGACGACGCCCGCGACTACGCGCCCGGCGCCGGGTACGTCGCCGTCAAGGAGTGCGTCAGCCGCTACGCCGCCGTCTGCTCGCCCCCTCAGGTGACCTCCGAGCTGATCACCGCGGCCGCCCGCGCGGCCGCGGGCCGGGCCGGACGGGCGCCGGGCGCGGTCGCCGCGCACCGGGTCGAGGTGGAGTTCGACGCCACCCACCTGGCGGCCGCCGCGGCGGTGGTCCCTACGGTGGAGCGGGTCGGACCACGCCGGGTCGGGTTCGACGCGGCGTCGATGACGCTGACGATGCAGGCGTTCAAGGTCGTCACCGCGATCGCCGCGGGGGCGGTGGAGGGAATCTATGGCTGA
- a CDS encoding M20/M25/M40 family metallo-hydrolase — translation MAEDVVDLCAALLRFDTTNRGGGDSAGEREAAEFVAAHLDAVGVPATVLEPAPRRGNVLARVTGSDPDLPALLVQAHLDVVPADPAEWSVPPFAGIERDGYLWGRGAVDMKDMIAMVLAVLGDWSREGRRPRRDIVLAFVADEEDRGEFGAHWLVDHHADFFAGCATAIGESGGYAYPVGDRRVYPIGTAERGTSHLRLTATGRAGHGSRRNDDNAVAKLLAALARVTALRHPVRLTPTVRAFIERVGAALDVPVDLADVDATIARFGAAAKLVENTVRDSVTPTVLQAGYKVNVIPGSATAELDVRTLPGAADELLASIDAALGPDVRREFIADEPPVQAPIDSPWFDAMAAALRAEDPEAVVVPYCMGGGTDAKAFNRLGIDCYGFAPLSLPAGYDYRAMPHGVDERVPVEGLRFGARVLDRFLSS, via the coding sequence ATGGCTGAGGACGTCGTCGACCTGTGCGCGGCGCTGCTGCGGTTCGACACCACCAACCGCGGCGGCGGCGACTCCGCCGGCGAACGGGAGGCCGCCGAGTTCGTCGCGGCGCACCTGGACGCCGTCGGCGTGCCCGCGACCGTGCTCGAACCCGCGCCGCGCCGGGGCAACGTGCTGGCCCGCGTGACCGGCTCCGACCCCGACCTGCCCGCGCTGCTCGTGCAGGCGCACCTGGACGTGGTGCCCGCCGACCCCGCCGAGTGGAGCGTGCCGCCGTTCGCCGGGATCGAGCGCGACGGCTACCTGTGGGGCCGCGGCGCGGTCGACATGAAGGACATGATCGCCATGGTCCTGGCCGTGCTGGGCGACTGGTCCCGCGAGGGCCGCCGGCCGCGCCGCGACATCGTGCTCGCGTTCGTCGCCGACGAGGAGGACCGCGGCGAGTTCGGCGCGCACTGGCTCGTCGACCACCACGCCGACTTCTTCGCCGGCTGCGCCACCGCGATCGGCGAGTCCGGCGGCTACGCCTACCCCGTCGGCGACCGGCGCGTCTACCCCATCGGCACGGCCGAACGCGGCACCTCCCACCTGCGGCTCACCGCCACCGGGCGCGCCGGGCACGGCTCCCGCCGCAACGACGACAACGCCGTGGCCAAGCTCCTGGCCGCGCTCGCCCGCGTCACCGCCCTGCGGCACCCCGTGCGGCTGACCCCGACCGTGCGGGCGTTCATCGAACGGGTCGGCGCCGCGCTGGACGTGCCGGTCGACCTGGCCGACGTCGACGCCACCATCGCCCGGTTCGGCGCCGCCGCGAAGCTGGTCGAGAACACCGTCCGCGACAGCGTCACGCCCACCGTGCTCCAAGCCGGGTACAAGGTGAACGTGATCCCCGGCAGCGCCACCGCCGAACTGGACGTGCGCACCCTGCCCGGCGCCGCGGACGAGCTGCTCGCCTCGATCGACGCCGCCCTCGGCCCGGACGTGCGACGCGAGTTCATCGCCGACGAACCGCCCGTGCAGGCGCCGATCGACTCGCCGTGGTTCGACGCCATGGCCGCGGCGCTGCGCGCGGAGGACCCCGAGGCCGTCGTCGTGCCCTACTGCATGGGCGGCGGCACGGACGCCAAGGCGTTCAACCGGCTGGGCATCGACTGTTACGGCTTCGCCCCGCTGTCCCTGCCGGCCGGCTACGACTACCGCGCCATGCCGCACGGCGTGGACGAGCGCGTGCCCGTGGAAGGACTCCGCTTCGGCGCCCGCGTGCTCGACCGGTTCCTGTCCTCGTAA
- a CDS encoding MarR family winged helix-turn-helix transcriptional regulator: MPDDLGLLLYLPHRELENRVFAALSRAGFDDVTPAQARVFHRIDRDGSRLTELAEAARVTKQTAGFLVDQLERAGYVERGPDPTDARARLIRVAERGRRAIPVCVDAIAEVQREWTAHLGRPRMVALLDALARLREITDLDL; this comes from the coding sequence GTGCCCGACGACCTCGGCCTGTTGCTGTACCTGCCGCACCGCGAACTCGAGAACCGGGTGTTCGCCGCCCTCTCGCGGGCGGGGTTCGACGACGTGACGCCCGCGCAGGCACGGGTGTTCCACCGGATCGACCGGGACGGGTCGCGGCTCACGGAGCTCGCGGAGGCCGCCCGGGTGACCAAGCAGACCGCCGGTTTCCTGGTCGACCAGCTCGAACGAGCCGGTTACGTGGAGCGCGGCCCGGACCCGACCGACGCGCGGGCCCGGCTGATCCGGGTGGCCGAGCGCGGGCGCCGGGCGATCCCGGTCTGCGTGGACGCGATCGCCGAGGTGCAGCGGGAGTGGACCGCGCACCTGGGCCGGCCGCGGATGGTCGCGCTGCTCGACGCGCTGGCCAGGCTGCGCGAGATCACCGACCTGGACCTGTAG
- a CDS encoding AAA family ATPase — translation MLLWINGPFGGGKTQTAHELRRRLPGSFLSDPEHVGFALHRMTPPALRGDFQDLASWRRGVVEVLDRAASGHDGVVVVPMTVVEPAYFREIVGGLRDRGHDVRHFALLAERETVVRRLRERGFGHAARVVLGKDAALRRESFALRVVDRCLAGLREPEFAEHVWTDHLTVAQVADRVAASAGLALTPNTDGRLRGRVRRTWTSVKHIRFD, via the coding sequence GTGCTCCTGTGGATCAACGGGCCGTTCGGCGGCGGCAAGACCCAGACCGCGCACGAGTTGCGGCGGCGGTTGCCGGGCAGCTTCCTCAGCGACCCCGAGCACGTCGGGTTCGCGCTGCACCGGATGACGCCGCCCGCGCTGCGCGGCGACTTCCAGGACCTGGCGTCGTGGCGGCGGGGTGTGGTGGAGGTGTTGGACCGGGCGGCGAGCGGGCACGACGGGGTGGTCGTGGTGCCGATGACGGTGGTGGAGCCCGCCTACTTCCGGGAGATCGTCGGCGGGTTGCGCGACCGGGGTCACGACGTGCGGCACTTCGCGTTGCTGGCCGAGCGGGAGACGGTGGTGCGGCGGCTGCGGGAACGCGGGTTCGGGCACGCGGCGCGGGTCGTGCTCGGCAAGGACGCGGCGCTGCGCCGGGAGAGCTTCGCGCTGCGGGTGGTGGACCGCTGCCTGGCAGGGCTGCGCGAGCCGGAGTTCGCCGAGCACGTGTGGACCGACCACCTGACGGTGGCGCAGGTCGCGGACCGGGTCGCCGCGTCGGCCGGGTTGGCGCTGACGCCGAACACCGACGGCAGGCTGCGCGGCCGGGTGCGGCGGACGTGGACTTCGGTGAAGCACATCCGCTTCGACTAG
- a CDS encoding PucR family transcriptional regulator, whose amino-acid sequence MQELLDELSRVLGRGVSVDDVAGRVVAHSAQTDDVDQARVRAILTRRVPADVAAWQEQHGVATAAGPVRVPGNAALGFQQRVGFPLRHNGALVGYLWVLGDVPEVDLGERLAALAAQVPVGERAPVRVVVALEPRVVRTVPAADAVPDLPGHVGVSDPHPPDRTGAAYQQALAAAELARLDPALPDRVRWSELGAYRLLLGASPDEVLAGLSEVLLRTLEVYLDCGCEVRAAAERLHLHRTSLYYRLGRIAELTGRDLADGGARLELHLALKLVRLARRP is encoded by the coding sequence ATGCAGGAGCTGCTGGACGAGCTGTCCCGGGTGCTGGGGCGCGGGGTGTCGGTGGACGACGTGGCGGGCCGGGTGGTGGCGCACAGCGCCCAGACCGACGACGTGGACCAGGCGCGGGTGCGGGCGATCCTGACCCGGCGGGTGCCCGCGGACGTGGCGGCCTGGCAGGAGCAGCACGGCGTGGCGACCGCGGCGGGGCCGGTGCGGGTGCCGGGGAACGCGGCGTTGGGGTTCCAGCAGCGGGTGGGGTTCCCGTTGCGGCACAACGGGGCGCTGGTCGGCTACCTGTGGGTGCTGGGTGACGTGCCGGAGGTGGACCTGGGTGAGCGGTTGGCGGCGTTGGCGGCGCAGGTGCCCGTCGGCGAGCGGGCTCCGGTGCGGGTGGTGGTGGCGTTGGAGCCGCGGGTGGTGCGCACGGTGCCGGCCGCCGACGCCGTGCCGGACCTGCCCGGGCACGTCGGGGTGAGCGACCCGCACCCGCCGGACCGGACCGGCGCGGCCTACCAGCAGGCGTTGGCGGCGGCGGAGCTGGCGCGGCTGGACCCGGCGTTGCCGGACCGGGTGCGGTGGTCCGAACTGGGCGCGTACCGGCTGCTGCTGGGCGCGTCGCCGGACGAGGTGCTGGCCGGGTTGTCGGAGGTGCTGCTGCGGACGCTGGAGGTGTACCTGGACTGCGGCTGCGAGGTGCGTGCCGCGGCGGAGCGCCTGCACCTGCACCGCACCAGCCTGTACTACCGGTTGGGTCGGATCGCCGAGCTGACCGGCCGCGACCTGGCCGACGGCGGCGCCCGCCTGGAGCTGCACCTGGCGCTCAAGCTCGTCCGGTTGGCGCGGCGTCCGTAA